From one Streptomyces chromofuscus genomic stretch:
- a CDS encoding NAD-dependent epimerase/dehydratase family protein: MDIVGTGFLARSLRPLAGRHPGTLALAAGESRTSGASEADYQREAALLRDVTKQCTASGLRLLFFSTAATGMYGLAEGPGREDAPVTPCSPYGAHKLALEEQLRDSGVDHLILRLGHLVGPHGRHHQLIPTLLRQVREGVVTMHRGAARDLIAVSDATTIIDLLLAADRKSETVNVASGFAVPVEDIVDHLARALRLEPRKEYVDTGVRYAISTEKLRALVPQVADLGFGPDYYRRVLNDLIAAGHA, translated from the coding sequence ATGGACATTGTGGGAACCGGGTTCCTGGCACGGAGCCTGCGTCCGCTGGCCGGCCGTCATCCGGGCACCCTGGCCCTCGCCGCGGGGGAGTCCAGGACGAGCGGCGCCTCGGAGGCGGACTACCAGCGGGAGGCGGCGCTGCTGCGCGACGTCACCAAGCAGTGCACGGCCTCAGGACTGCGCCTGCTGTTCTTCTCGACCGCCGCGACCGGGATGTACGGGCTCGCCGAGGGCCCCGGCCGGGAGGACGCCCCGGTGACGCCCTGCAGCCCCTACGGCGCGCACAAGCTCGCGCTCGAGGAGCAACTGCGCGACTCCGGGGTCGACCACCTCATCCTCCGGCTGGGACATCTGGTCGGTCCGCACGGCCGGCACCACCAGCTCATCCCCACGCTGCTGCGCCAGGTGCGCGAAGGGGTGGTGACCATGCACCGGGGGGCCGCCCGCGACCTGATCGCCGTCAGCGACGCGACCACGATCATCGACCTGCTGCTCGCCGCGGACAGGAAGTCGGAGACGGTCAACGTGGCCTCCGGATTCGCCGTCCCGGTGGAGGACATCGTCGACCACCTCGCCCGGGCACTGCGGCTGGAGCCGCGCAAGGAGTACGTGGACACCGGCGTCCGGTACGCCATCTCCACGGAGAAGCTGCGCGCCCTGGTCCCCCAGGTGGCGGACCTGGGCTTCGGGCCCGACTACTACCGCCGGGTCCTGAACGACTTGATCGCGGCCGGCCATGCCTGA
- a CDS encoding dTDP-4-dehydrorhamnose 3,5-epimerase family protein codes for MRIEETTIPGTFLIEPEPVSDERGVFYESMRSDELERHAGIVFQPRQINYSVSRRHTLRGIHSVSIPPGQAKFVTCVRGVLRDIVVDLRVGSPTFGRHRVTELDAASGRSVYVPEGVGHGFLALTDDACICYVVSSTYVPGTQIDINPFDPDLDLPWDCAGTPLLSDKDAKAQTLAEALAAGVLSPFDGAPDPSGITT; via the coding sequence GTGCGCATCGAGGAAACCACCATCCCCGGCACGTTCCTGATCGAACCCGAGCCCGTGTCCGACGAGCGGGGCGTGTTCTACGAGTCGATGCGGTCCGACGAACTGGAGCGGCACGCGGGGATCGTCTTCCAGCCCCGTCAGATCAACTACTCGGTGTCCAGACGCCACACCCTGCGGGGCATCCACAGCGTCAGCATTCCCCCGGGGCAGGCCAAGTTCGTCACCTGCGTCCGTGGCGTGCTGCGCGACATCGTCGTCGACCTGCGGGTGGGTTCGCCCACCTTCGGCAGGCACCGGGTGACGGAGCTCGACGCCGCGTCGGGCCGGTCGGTGTACGTGCCGGAGGGCGTCGGTCACGGGTTCCTGGCGCTCACCGACGACGCCTGCATCTGCTACGTCGTCTCCAGCACGTACGTCCCCGGCACACAGATCGACATCAACCCGTTCGATCCCGACCTGGACCTGCCCTGGGACTGCGCCGGGACACCGCTGCTCTCGGACAAGGACGCGAAGGCGCAGACGCTGGCCGAGGCCCTGGCAGCGGGCGTGCTGTCCCCGTTCGACGGCGCACCAGACCCAAGCGGCATCACCACATGA
- a CDS encoding sensor histidine kinase: MTFLPLMLFQAFWQTMAGYLAGSLLLLLPPRAAWPLYTALVLGMLTTPLLYGRSLAESAELGLTTLLTGLVMYTLTRLSQLISLLHTTRGELARQAVTGERLRFARDLHDLLGFSLSAITLKSELVHQLIPTQPGRALKEVDEILTIAGQSLTDVRKAASGYRSFSLRQEIKTAQSMLHAAGVQVHTELSLGSLAPHIDTAFAVTLREAMTNLLRHSNATRCRIEAAQHDGWVRLVVENDGVDPAYHNAAPHSGNGLGNLRTRLSALGGRLESGRTEDGRFRLAAEAPVKAAGKAPTDLYETWFPPNGTAA, encoded by the coding sequence TTGACGTTTCTGCCGCTGATGCTCTTCCAGGCCTTCTGGCAGACCATGGCCGGCTATCTCGCCGGGTCGCTCCTGCTGCTGCTGCCACCGCGTGCCGCCTGGCCCCTGTACACCGCCCTGGTGCTGGGCATGCTGACCACCCCGCTCCTGTACGGCCGCAGTCTCGCCGAGAGCGCCGAACTCGGCCTGACCACCCTGCTGACCGGGCTCGTGATGTACACGCTGACCAGGTTGTCGCAGTTGATCAGTCTGCTGCACACGACCCGCGGCGAACTCGCGCGCCAGGCGGTCACCGGGGAACGGCTCCGCTTCGCCCGGGACCTGCACGACCTGCTCGGTTTCAGCCTCTCCGCCATCACGCTGAAGAGCGAACTCGTCCACCAGCTCATCCCGACCCAGCCCGGCCGGGCCCTGAAGGAGGTGGACGAGATCCTCACCATCGCGGGGCAGTCCCTGACGGATGTGCGCAAAGCCGCGAGCGGATACCGTTCCTTCTCCCTCCGACAGGAGATCAAGACAGCCCAGTCGATGCTGCATGCCGCGGGCGTGCAGGTGCACACCGAATTGTCGCTCGGTTCACTCGCGCCCCACATCGACACGGCGTTCGCCGTCACGCTGCGCGAAGCCATGACCAACCTGCTGCGGCACAGCAACGCCACCCGCTGCCGCATCGAGGCCGCCCAGCACGACGGCTGGGTCCGGCTCGTGGTCGAGAACGACGGTGTCGACCCCGCCTACCACAACGCGGCGCCGCACAGCGGCAACGGACTCGGCAACCTGCGCACCCGCCTGTCCGCGCTGGGCGGACGCCTGGAATCCGGGCGCACGGAGGACGGCCGGTTCCGGCTCGCCGCGGAAGCGCCCGTCAAGGCGGCGGGGAAGGCGCCGACGGACCTGTACGAGACATGGTTCCCGCCCAACGGAACCGCTGCCTGA
- a CDS encoding activator-dependent family glycosyltransferase codes for MRVLFTIFPTSAHLYPAIPLAWALQSAGHEVVVASPEGVVDPKVIANITSAGLTAVSLGGKEELTASLGPLISAAGPDRPTLALDPDDENAWRTARAVLAGMFQAYYPPPPAEGGRRPILDALVEFAEAWRPDLVLWDPLAPTGAVAARVCGAAHARLLFGMDNIGLIRARTRQERADPASGPAEDPWMPWLGPVLERYGLDFTEETLVGQWTLDLTQSRMRHPLDLTYVPVRRIPYNGAATLPQWLHARPERPRAVLTLGVSRRLLAGRHSGFPMREFFDSVSGLDLELVATLNSEQLSAVGTLPDNVRAMDYVPLTQVLPTSSAIIHHGGGGTFATAVAFKVPQFVVPLPMWDEMVTARYVVSRGAGLAADPAAIDVDSLHKDLVRLLEDPSFQLGARGLYEDMLAAPAPKDVIPVLERLTAEHRG; via the coding sequence ATGCGCGTTCTCTTCACCATCTTTCCGACATCGGCACATCTGTATCCGGCCATCCCCCTGGCCTGGGCGCTGCAGAGCGCCGGACACGAGGTCGTCGTGGCGAGTCCGGAGGGTGTGGTCGACCCGAAGGTGATCGCGAACATCACCTCGGCCGGCCTCACCGCGGTCTCGCTCGGCGGCAAGGAGGAGCTCACCGCCTCGCTGGGACCTCTGATCTCCGCCGCCGGCCCCGACCGGCCCACCCTGGCGCTCGACCCGGACGACGAGAACGCCTGGCGTACGGCCAGGGCCGTGCTCGCGGGCATGTTCCAGGCCTACTACCCGCCGCCCCCGGCCGAAGGCGGGCGTCGGCCCATCCTCGACGCGCTGGTGGAGTTCGCCGAGGCCTGGCGCCCGGACCTGGTGCTGTGGGACCCGCTGGCGCCGACCGGAGCGGTGGCCGCCCGCGTCTGTGGCGCCGCCCACGCGCGGCTGCTGTTCGGCATGGACAACATCGGCCTGATCCGCGCGCGGACGCGGCAGGAACGGGCCGATCCCGCCTCCGGCCCGGCCGAGGACCCGTGGATGCCGTGGCTGGGCCCGGTGCTGGAGCGCTACGGGCTCGACTTCACCGAGGAGACCCTGGTCGGCCAGTGGACCCTGGACCTGACCCAGTCCCGGATGCGCCATCCGCTGGACCTGACGTACGTCCCGGTCCGCCGCATCCCCTACAACGGGGCCGCGACACTCCCCCAGTGGCTCCACGCCCGGCCGGAACGGCCCCGGGCCGTGCTCACGCTGGGAGTGAGCCGCCGGCTGCTCGCCGGCCGGCACAGCGGCTTCCCGATGCGCGAGTTCTTCGACTCCGTGTCCGGTCTCGACCTGGAACTGGTCGCGACGCTGAACAGCGAGCAGCTCAGCGCCGTGGGCACGCTGCCGGACAACGTCCGGGCCATGGACTACGTCCCGCTCACCCAGGTGCTGCCCACCAGCTCGGCGATCATCCACCACGGCGGCGGCGGGACCTTCGCCACCGCCGTCGCCTTCAAGGTGCCGCAGTTCGTGGTGCCGCTGCCGATGTGGGACGAGATGGTCACGGCGCGGTACGTCGTCAGCCGCGGCGCCGGGCTGGCCGCCGACCCGGCCGCGATCGACGTCGACAGCCTGCACAAGGACCTCGTCCGCCTCCTCGAGGATCCGTCCTTCCAGCTCGGCGCCCGCGGCCTGTACGAGGACATGCTGGCCGCCCCGGCGCCGAAGGACGTGATCCCGGTCCTGGAGCGGCTGACCGCGGAGCATCGCGGCTGA
- the rfbB gene encoding dTDP-glucose 4,6-dehydratase, whose translation MRIMITGAAGFIGSNFVRNLLADRFAGWEGARVTALDKLTYAGNRANLPDSHPRLEFVRGDVCDPGLLRELLPGHDAVVHFAAESHVDRSLEGAGEFFRTNVLGTQTLLDAVLHTGVERVVHVSTDEVYGSIAEGSWTEDWPLLPNTPYAASKACSDLVARTYWRTHGVNLSVTRCSNNYGPYQHPEKLIPLFVTNLLEGRQVPLYGDGSNIREWLHVDDHCHGIHLVLDRGRAGEIYNIGGGNERTNRAITEHLLELTGSGPEMIRHVADRKAHDLRYSIDESKIREELGYLPQVGFEEGLAATVAWYRDNPGWWKAVKYGAERADG comes from the coding sequence ATGAGGATCATGATCACCGGCGCCGCCGGGTTCATCGGCTCGAACTTCGTCCGCAACCTCCTCGCCGACCGGTTCGCGGGGTGGGAGGGCGCCCGGGTCACCGCCCTGGACAAGCTGACCTACGCGGGCAACCGCGCCAACCTGCCGGACTCCCACCCGCGCCTGGAGTTCGTCCGCGGTGACGTCTGCGACCCGGGCCTGCTGCGCGAACTGCTGCCCGGACACGACGCCGTGGTGCACTTCGCCGCGGAGTCCCACGTGGACCGCTCGCTGGAGGGGGCGGGCGAGTTCTTCCGCACCAACGTGCTGGGCACCCAGACGCTGCTCGACGCCGTGCTGCACACGGGCGTGGAGCGGGTGGTGCACGTCTCCACCGACGAGGTGTACGGCTCGATCGCCGAGGGCTCCTGGACCGAGGACTGGCCGCTGCTGCCCAACACCCCGTACGCGGCCTCGAAGGCCTGCTCCGACCTGGTCGCCCGCACCTACTGGCGCACGCACGGGGTGAACCTCTCCGTCACGCGCTGCTCCAACAACTACGGGCCGTACCAGCACCCCGAGAAGCTGATCCCGCTGTTCGTCACCAACCTGCTGGAGGGCCGGCAGGTACCGCTGTACGGCGACGGGAGCAACATCCGCGAATGGCTCCACGTGGACGACCACTGCCACGGCATCCACCTCGTGCTGGACCGCGGACGGGCCGGTGAGATCTACAACATCGGCGGCGGCAACGAGCGGACCAACCGCGCCATCACCGAGCACCTGCTGGAACTGACCGGCTCGGGACCGGAGATGATCCGTCACGTCGCCGACCGCAAGGCGCACGACCTGCGGTACTCCATCGACGAGTCCAAGATCCGCGAGGAGCTGGGCTACCTGCCGCAGGTCGGGTTCGAGGAGGGCCTGGCCGCCACGGTGGCCTGGTACCGCGACAACCCCGGCTGGTGGAAGGCCGTCAAGTACGGGGCCGAACGTGCGGACGGCTGA
- a CDS encoding response regulator transcription factor: MIRILIAEDVNMVRGALAALLNIQDDLEVVCEVARGDEVVDMALKHRPDVAIVDIDLPGIDGLAAAAQLGRRLPQCRVLILTSLGRPGTLRRALEARVSGYLLKDAPSSELAAAVRRVAAGHRAVDPELALAAWGESESPLTDRETQVLRLAAEGAEAAEIASVLRLSAGTVRNYLTAVVTKLNARNRIDAIRIARDADWLP, from the coding sequence GTGATACGGATACTGATCGCCGAGGACGTCAACATGGTCCGTGGCGCGCTGGCCGCCCTCTTGAACATCCAGGACGATCTCGAAGTGGTCTGCGAGGTGGCCCGTGGCGACGAAGTCGTCGACATGGCGCTCAAGCACCGGCCCGACGTCGCCATCGTCGACATCGACCTGCCCGGGATCGACGGGCTGGCGGCAGCCGCCCAGCTGGGCCGGCGACTTCCTCAGTGCCGGGTCCTCATCCTCACCAGCCTGGGCCGCCCCGGGACCCTGCGCCGGGCTCTGGAGGCCCGGGTCTCCGGCTATCTGCTCAAGGACGCCCCGTCCAGTGAACTCGCCGCCGCCGTACGGCGGGTGGCGGCGGGACACCGAGCCGTGGACCCGGAGCTGGCGCTGGCCGCCTGGGGCGAGTCCGAGAGCCCGCTCACCGACCGGGAGACCCAGGTGCTGCGGCTGGCGGCGGAGGGCGCCGAGGCCGCCGAGATCGCCTCCGTGCTGCGGCTGTCGGCGGGGACGGTGCGCAACTACCTCACCGCCGTCGTCACCAAGCTCAACGCGCGTAACCGCATCGACGCCATCCGCATCGCCAGGGACGCGGACTGGCTGCCGTGA
- a CDS encoding glucose-1-phosphate thymidylyltransferase, whose product MKALVLAGGSGTRLRPFSYSMPKQLIPIANTPVLEYVLRNILDLGVREIGVVVGDRAPEIQGTIGDGSRFGARLTYIRQEAPLGLAHTVAIARDFLGDDDFVMYLGDNMLPEGITQVAEEFAAHRPAAHVVVHKVADPRAFGVAELGPGGEVLRLVEKPEQPRSDLALIGVYFFTAAIHEAVRAIEPSARGELEITDAVQWLVAAGADVRAGRYEGYWKDTGNVEDVLECNQHVLSGLRHSVAGEVDGASELAGPVVVEAGARIVRSRVEGPVIIGAGTVVEDSHIGPHTSVGRACAITGSRLGYSIALDGASVTGVQGLRSSVIGRSASVGTTGQSTDPYRLVVGDHTRVEVAA is encoded by the coding sequence ATGAAGGCTCTGGTGTTGGCCGGCGGATCGGGCACCCGCCTACGGCCGTTCAGCTACTCCATGCCCAAGCAGCTCATCCCCATCGCGAACACCCCGGTCCTGGAGTACGTGCTGAGGAACATCCTGGACCTGGGCGTGCGTGAGATCGGGGTCGTCGTCGGCGACCGCGCCCCCGAGATCCAGGGCACGATCGGGGACGGGTCGCGGTTCGGGGCGCGGCTGACGTACATCCGGCAGGAGGCCCCGCTCGGCCTCGCCCACACCGTCGCCATCGCCCGGGACTTCCTCGGCGACGACGACTTCGTGATGTACCTCGGCGACAACATGCTGCCCGAGGGGATCACCCAGGTCGCCGAGGAGTTCGCGGCGCACCGCCCGGCCGCGCACGTCGTGGTGCACAAGGTCGCGGACCCGCGGGCCTTCGGCGTGGCCGAACTCGGCCCCGGCGGCGAGGTGCTGCGCCTGGTGGAGAAGCCGGAGCAGCCGCGCAGCGACCTGGCCCTGATCGGCGTGTACTTCTTCACCGCCGCCATCCACGAGGCGGTGCGGGCCATCGAGCCGAGCGCCCGCGGCGAACTGGAGATCACCGACGCCGTCCAGTGGCTGGTGGCCGCGGGAGCGGACGTCCGGGCCGGCCGGTACGAGGGCTACTGGAAGGACACCGGCAACGTCGAGGACGTCCTGGAGTGCAACCAGCACGTCCTGTCGGGCCTGCGGCACTCGGTGGCCGGCGAGGTCGACGGCGCCAGCGAACTGGCGGGGCCGGTCGTGGTGGAGGCGGGAGCCCGGATCGTGCGCTCCCGCGTCGAGGGACCGGTGATCATCGGCGCCGGCACCGTCGTGGAGGACAGCCACATCGGGCCGCACACCTCCGTCGGACGCGCGTGTGCCATCACCGGCAGCCGGCTGGGCTACTCCATCGCCCTGGACGGGGCGTCGGTCACCGGCGTGCAGGGCCTGCGCAGTTCCGTCATCGGCCGCTCCGCCTCCGTCGGCACCACGGGGCAGAGCACGGACCCCTACCGCCTGGTCGTCGGAGACCACACCCGAGTGGAAGTCGCGGCATGA
- a CDS encoding NAD-dependent epimerase/dehydratase family protein: protein MRTAENGGPAGPRVVVLGGSGYLGRRIGAAFAADGALVHLVSRSPATDGPAQARSVPMDLLAAGRRELTGFFASVRPDVVVNAAGRAWRADEAEMTAGNADLVARVTQALAGLPGPPRLIQLGSVHEYGAGTPGAGTSEEQQPAPVTPYGRTKLLGTRTVLRATAEGGVDGVVLRLANVIGAGVPAGSLFGRVAAHLGEAALARSRGGTPDELGLPPLRAHRDVVDVHDVVEAVRSAATAPRADVGGRVVNIGRGEAVSMRALIHRMVALSGVDLPVVEADPGPSLRTDVEWQQLDVSRALRLLGWRPRRSLDDSLRDLIAAAVPAPVNGRNGR from the coding sequence GTGCGGACGGCTGAGAACGGCGGACCGGCCGGGCCGCGTGTCGTGGTGCTCGGGGGCAGCGGCTACCTGGGCCGCCGCATCGGCGCGGCGTTCGCGGCCGACGGCGCCCTGGTGCACCTGGTGTCCCGGAGCCCGGCGACCGACGGCCCGGCACAAGCGCGCTCCGTCCCGATGGACCTGCTGGCGGCCGGCCGGCGGGAACTGACCGGCTTCTTCGCCTCGGTGCGGCCCGACGTGGTGGTCAACGCCGCCGGCCGGGCCTGGCGGGCGGACGAGGCGGAGATGACCGCGGGCAACGCGGACCTGGTCGCCCGGGTCACGCAGGCGCTCGCCGGCCTGCCCGGCCCGCCGCGGCTGATCCAGCTCGGCAGCGTCCACGAGTACGGCGCCGGTACGCCGGGTGCCGGCACCTCCGAGGAGCAGCAGCCCGCTCCCGTCACCCCGTACGGCCGCACCAAGCTCCTCGGCACGCGGACCGTCCTGCGGGCCACGGCGGAAGGCGGCGTGGACGGTGTGGTGCTCCGCCTCGCCAACGTGATCGGTGCCGGGGTGCCGGCCGGCAGCCTCTTCGGCAGGGTCGCCGCGCACCTCGGTGAGGCCGCCCTCGCCCGGTCCCGGGGCGGCACGCCGGACGAGCTCGGGCTGCCGCCGCTGCGCGCCCACCGCGACGTCGTAGACGTGCACGACGTCGTCGAGGCCGTCCGGTCGGCCGCCACCGCGCCGCGGGCGGACGTCGGCGGCCGGGTGGTCAACATCGGCCGCGGCGAGGCCGTGTCGATGCGTGCGCTGATCCACCGCATGGTCGCGCTCAGCGGCGTGGACCTCCCCGTCGTCGAGGCGGACCCGGGCCCCTCCCTGCGCACCGACGTGGAGTGGCAGCAGCTGGACGTGTCACGGGCGCTGCGGCTCCTGGGATGGCGGCCGCGGCGCTCCCTCGACGACTCGCTGCGCGACCTGATCGCGGCCGCCGTGCCGGCACCAGTCAACGGAAGGAACGGACGATGA
- the rfbH gene encoding lipopolysaccharide biosynthesis protein RfbH yields the protein MSDHKQLVLDEVRTYHRETAPDREFVPGVTEIWPSGAVLDEEDRVAIVEAALTLRIAAGPSSKKFESAFAKRLKRRKAHLTNSGSSANLLAVSALTSHQLGERRLKPGDEVITVAAGFPTTVNPILQNGLVPVFVDVDLATYNTTADRVARAIGPKTRAIIIAHALGNPFEVAEVAQLARDHDLFLIEDNCDAVGSTYDGQITGTFGDLTTVSFYPAHHLTMGEGGCVLTSDLGLARIVESLRDWGRDCWCEPGKNNTCFKRFEYQMGDLPAGYDHKYIFSHVGYNLKGTDIQAALGLSQLAKLDGFIEARRRNWRRLREGLDGVPGLLLPEPTPRSEPSWFGFVITVDPEAPFSRAELVEHLEERKIGTRRLFAGNLTRQPAYIGRPHRVVGDLTNSDVITEHTFWIGVYPGLTDEMVDYMTATVKEFVARHG from the coding sequence ATGAGCGACCACAAGCAACTGGTGCTGGACGAAGTCCGCACGTACCACCGCGAGACCGCGCCCGACCGGGAGTTCGTGCCCGGCGTGACCGAGATCTGGCCGTCCGGCGCGGTGCTGGACGAGGAGGACCGCGTCGCCATCGTGGAGGCGGCGCTGACCCTGCGCATCGCCGCCGGTCCCAGCTCGAAGAAGTTCGAGTCCGCCTTCGCCAAGCGCCTGAAGCGGCGCAAGGCCCACCTGACCAACTCCGGATCGTCGGCGAACCTCCTCGCCGTCTCGGCCCTCACCTCGCACCAGCTCGGGGAGCGACGGCTGAAACCGGGCGACGAGGTGATCACCGTCGCGGCCGGCTTCCCCACCACCGTCAACCCGATCCTGCAGAACGGGCTCGTCCCCGTCTTCGTGGACGTGGACCTGGCCACGTACAACACCACGGCCGACCGGGTGGCGCGGGCGATCGGCCCCAAGACCCGGGCGATCATCATCGCGCACGCGCTCGGCAACCCCTTCGAGGTCGCCGAGGTGGCCCAACTCGCCCGGGACCACGACCTGTTCCTCATCGAGGACAACTGCGACGCGGTCGGCTCCACCTACGACGGGCAGATCACGGGCACCTTCGGCGACCTGACCACGGTCAGCTTCTACCCCGCGCACCACCTCACCATGGGCGAGGGCGGCTGCGTCCTCACCTCCGACCTCGGCCTGGCCCGCATCGTGGAGTCGCTGCGCGACTGGGGCCGGGACTGCTGGTGCGAACCCGGGAAGAACAACACCTGCTTCAAGCGGTTCGAGTACCAGATGGGCGACCTGCCCGCCGGGTACGACCACAAGTACATCTTCTCCCACGTGGGTTACAACCTGAAGGGCACCGACATCCAGGCGGCGCTGGGCCTGTCCCAGCTCGCCAAGCTGGACGGCTTCATCGAGGCGCGGCGACGCAACTGGCGCCGGCTGCGCGAGGGACTGGACGGCGTGCCGGGCCTGCTGCTTCCGGAGCCGACGCCGCGGTCCGAACCGAGCTGGTTCGGCTTCGTCATCACCGTCGACCCCGAGGCCCCGTTCTCCCGCGCCGAGCTGGTGGAGCACCTGGAGGAGCGGAAGATCGGCACCCGGCGACTGTTCGCCGGCAACCTCACCCGGCAGCCGGCCTACATCGGCCGGCCGCACCGCGTCGTCGGCGACCTCACCAACAGCGACGTCATCACCGAGCACACCTTCTGGATCGGTGTCTACCCGGGGCTGACCGACGAGATGGTCGACTACATGACCGCCACGGTCAAAGAGTTCGTGGCCCGGCACGGCTGA
- a CDS encoding NDP-hexose 2,3-dehydratase family protein, with the protein MPSHILQRRENESTAARIALSAATTRGAHLRTEDFGDWLAERRRTHTFRVERIPFAELDGWSFQASTGNLVHRSGRFFTVEGLHVTEDGEPYGDGPRADWYQPIIKQPEVGVLGILVKEFDGVLHFLMQAKMEPGNPNLLQLSPTVQATRSNYTKAHRGADVKYIEYFVGPGRGRIVADVLQSEHGSWFYRKSNRNMVVEAVGEVPLLDDFCWLTLGQINELLHRDHVINMDSRTVLSCLPFGDASHGALLSDTELLSWVTGERTRHSVRAERVPLDSVPGWKRGESAIEHEEGRYFRVVAVSVQAGNREVTGWTQPLFEPVGPGVTAFLTRDFDGVPHVLVHARVEGGFLDTVELGPTVQYTPENYAHLPAEERPLFLDTVLRAGPDRIRYAAVHSEEGGRFLNADSRCLVVEADAADAPLQAPPGYAWVTPAQLTSLVRHGHYLNVQARTMLACLNAAAVGNR; encoded by the coding sequence ATGCCGTCCCACATCCTGCAACGGCGCGAGAACGAGAGCACGGCGGCGCGCATCGCCCTGTCGGCCGCCACCACCCGAGGCGCGCACCTGCGCACCGAGGACTTCGGCGACTGGCTGGCCGAGCGCCGCAGGACCCATACCTTCCGGGTGGAGCGGATACCGTTCGCGGAGCTGGACGGCTGGTCGTTCCAGGCCTCCACCGGGAACCTGGTGCACCGCAGCGGCCGGTTCTTCACCGTCGAGGGCCTGCACGTCACGGAGGACGGGGAGCCGTACGGCGACGGTCCCCGCGCCGACTGGTACCAGCCCATCATCAAGCAGCCCGAGGTGGGCGTCCTCGGCATCCTCGTCAAGGAGTTCGACGGGGTGCTGCACTTCCTGATGCAGGCGAAGATGGAGCCGGGCAACCCGAACCTGCTCCAGCTCTCCCCCACGGTCCAGGCGACCCGCAGCAACTACACCAAGGCCCACCGGGGCGCGGACGTCAAGTACATCGAGTACTTCGTGGGGCCCGGCCGGGGCCGGATCGTCGCCGACGTGCTGCAGTCCGAGCACGGATCGTGGTTCTACCGCAAGTCCAACCGCAACATGGTCGTGGAGGCGGTCGGCGAGGTGCCGCTGCTCGACGACTTCTGCTGGCTCACCCTCGGCCAGATCAACGAGCTGCTGCACCGCGACCATGTGATCAACATGGACTCCCGGACGGTGCTGTCCTGCCTGCCCTTCGGGGACGCGTCGCACGGCGCGCTGCTGTCCGACACGGAGTTGCTGTCCTGGGTCACGGGGGAACGCACCCGGCACAGTGTGCGGGCCGAGCGCGTCCCGCTGGACTCCGTACCGGGGTGGAAGCGCGGCGAGAGCGCGATCGAGCACGAGGAGGGCCGCTACTTCAGGGTCGTGGCAGTGTCCGTACAGGCCGGGAACCGTGAGGTGACGGGTTGGACGCAGCCGCTGTTCGAGCCGGTCGGGCCCGGTGTCACCGCCTTCCTCACCCGCGACTTCGACGGTGTGCCGCACGTGCTGGTGCACGCCCGGGTCGAGGGCGGCTTCCTCGACACCGTCGAGCTCGGCCCGACCGTGCAGTACACGCCGGAGAACTACGCCCACCTGCCGGCGGAGGAACGCCCCCTGTTCCTGGACACGGTGCTGCGCGCCGGCCCGGACCGCATCCGCTACGCGGCCGTGCACTCCGAGGAGGGCGGTCGCTTCCTCAACGCCGACAGCCGCTGCCTCGTCGTCGAGGCGGACGCGGCGGACGCCCCGCTCCAGGCGCCGCCCGGCTACGCCTGGGTCACCCCCGCGCAGCTCACCTCTCTGGTCCGGCACGGCCACTACCTCAACGTCCAGGCCCGCACGATGCTCGCCTGCCTGAACGCCGCGGCGGTGGGGAACCGGTGA